In one Drosophila albomicans strain 15112-1751.03 chromosome X, ASM965048v2, whole genome shotgun sequence genomic region, the following are encoded:
- the LOC117565760 gene encoding 28 kDa heat- and acid-stable phosphoprotein: MPRGKYVNHKGRSRHFTSPEELQQESEEESDSSGSEQEEQTAAGTSSSKQPATATATSSARKPARPQQRQKQQQQQRQGSSSDEESEDDSDDDSESEARDAKKGVASLIEIENPNRVTKKATQKLSQIKIDDSTGGSGGAKPELSRREREQIEKQKARQRYEKLHAAGKTTEAKADLARLALIRQQREEAAAKREAEKKAATDLGKKPLSK, translated from the coding sequence ATGCCACGAGGAAAGTATGTTAACCACAAAGGCCGCAGCCGCCACTTTACATCGCCCGAAGAGCTGCAACAGGAGTCCGAGGAGGAGAGTGACTCCAGTGGCAGCGAGCAAGAGGAACAAACTGCGGCCGGCACCTCATCCTCCAAACAGCcggcaacagcgacagcaacatcatcagcacgCAAACCCGCAAGGCCACAGCAGcgacaaaagcagcagcaacagcagcgacagggCAGCTCATCGGATGAGGAATCGGAGGATGATTCCGATGATGATTCGGAGTCAGAAGCACGTGATGCAAAGAAGGGCGTGGCTTCGCTCATCGAAATCGAGAATCCCAATCGTGTGACCAAAAAGGCCACACAGAAGCTAtcgcaaatcaaaatcgaTGATTCCACTGGCGGCAGCGGTGGCGCCAAACCCGAATTGTCGCGTCGCGAACGTGAACAGATCGAAAAGCAGAAGGCACGACAGCGCTACGAGAAACTGCATGCGGCTGGCAAAACCACCGAGGCGAAGGCGGATCTGGCGCGTCTCGCCCTAATCCGGCAGCAACGTGAGGAGGCAGCTGCCAAACGCGAGGCGGAGAAGAAGGCGGCCACCGATCTGGGCAAGAAGCCGCTCTCCAAGTAG
- the LOC117565677 gene encoding ribosomal RNA small subunit methyltransferase NEP1 produces MGGQGKVINRKRKFVGRKADDPEFDLDKKHFKVLHVNAAEKRLIIVLEGAQLETVKVHNTFELLNCDDHAGIMRKNQRDPGSCRPDITHQCLLMLFDSPLNRAGLLQVFVRTEHNVLIEINPQTRIPRTFKRFAGLMVQLLHKFQIRANDTSRRLMSVIKNPITDHLPVGCKKYAMSFSGKLVSNCRELVPHGEEGSKSYDEPVVMVIGAFAHGVLKTDYTEELFSISNYPLSAAIACSKLCSAFEEVWGVV; encoded by the exons ATGGGTGGCCAGGGCAAAGTAATAAATCGCAAACGGAAATTTGTGGGCCGCAAAGCAGACGATCCGGAATTCGATTTGGACAAGAAACACTTCAAAGTACTGCACGTGAATGCCGCCGAGAAGCGTCTGATCATAGTGCTCGAAGGCGCGCAGCTGGAAACGGTAAAG GTGCACAACACATTTGAGCTGCTTAACTGCGACGATCATGCGGGTATTATGCGCAAGAATCAACGTGATCCCGGCTCCTGTCGCCCTGACATCACACATCAATGCCTCCTCATGCTCTTCGATTCGCCACTGAATCGCGCCGGCCTCTTGCAGGTGTTTGTGCGCACCGAACACAATGTGCTTATCGAGATCAATCCGCAGACACGTATACCGCGCACATTCAAGCGTTTTGCCGGCCTCATggtgcagctgctgcacaaGTTTCAAATACGCGCCAACGACACATCGCGACGTCTGATGAGTGTCATCAAGAATCCCATTACGGATCATTTGCCTGTGGGCTGCAAAAAATATGCCATGTCCTTCTCGGGCAAACTGGTCAGCAATTGCCGGGAGCTGGTGCCGCATGGCGAGGAGGGCAGCAAATCGTATGACGAACCCGTCGTCATGGTTATCGGCGCCTTTGCGCATGGAGTGCTCAAGACAGACTACACCGAGGAGCTCTTCTCCATCAGTAACTATCCGCTGTCGGCGGCCATCGCGTGCTCCAAACTCTGCAGCGCTTTCGAAGAGGTCTGGGGCGTTGTATAG
- the LOC117565879 gene encoding NADH dehydrogenase [ubiquinone] 1 alpha subcomplex subunit 7, whose product MAAIRRDIAPFLQRVRAFLLGREHTVALRFEDGLADRTQPPPEIPDGPSHIYSANYYCTRDARREVNPPIDLVQQQQLLEAAGDAAKPAGNKLPTPGKVYGWD is encoded by the exons ATGGCTGCCATTCGTCGTGATATAGCGCCGTTCTTGCAACGCGTGCGCGCCTTTCTGCTGGGC CGTGAACACACCGTTGCCCTGCGCTTTGAGGATGGCTTGGCCGATCGCACACAGCCACCGCCAGAGATTCCCGATGGCCCATCGCACATCTACTCGGCCAACTATTACTGCACACGCGACGCACGCCGTGAAGTGAATCCACCCATTGATCtggtgcaacaacagcagctgttggAAGCCGCCGGAGATGCAGCGAAGCCAGCTGGCAACAAATTGCCAACGCCCGGCAAGGTCTATGGATGGGATTAA
- the LOC117567580 gene encoding cytochrome P450 4d2: MLWLMVLLFGIPCLLLWDYLIRKRRNDMLHYMRGPPALPFLGNVLLYRGLDGERVMDYAVANCQKYGNMYRVWILNQLAVFSTDPRDVEVILSSPQHITKNSLYNLMLPWLGTGLLMSTGRKWYSRRKIITPTFHFKILEQFVDIFDQQSSILVEQLQQHADGKTAFNIFPIVCLTALDIIAETAMGTKVHAQKSPELPYVRAVFDMSNIITVRFIKPWQRIDWMFRLVEPRLAAKQDQLIKTMHDFTEAVIHQRREMLVNEQRLGDNDKFDDLGQKRRMALLDVLLQATIDGEPLSNEDIREEVDTFMFEGHDTTTSGISFCIYEISRHAAVQQRLLQEIHTVLGKENKGEAVTLRDLNELKFMECVIKESLRLHPPVPIIGRHFTEDVNICGKLVPAGTNYTVGLYALLRDEREFEAPHEFRPERFAANGETATLVSTETTLPPQQPHPYANIPFSAGPRNCIGQKFAMLEMKCVISRMLQHFELLPLGPEPRPMLSLVLRSANGIHLGLRRR, from the exons ATGCTCTGGCTAATGGTGCTCCTGTTTGGCATACCCTGTCTGTTGCTCTGGGACTATTTGATACGAAAGCGACGCAATGATATGCTACATTATATGCGTGGTCCACCGGCGTTGCCATTTCTGGGCAATGTGCTGCTTTATCGTGGACTTGACGGAGAAC GCGTCATGGATTATGCGGTGGCTAATTGCCAGAAATATGGTAACATGTATCGTGTATGGATCCTCAATCAGTTGGCTGTCTTCTCCACCGATCCTCGTGACGTTGAGGTCATCCTGAGCAGTCCGCAGCACATTACCAAGAACAGTTTGTACAATCTGATGCTGCCGTGGTTAGGCACAGGCCTCTTGATGAGTACCGGTCGCAAATGGTACTCGCGGCGTAAAATCATAACGCCCACGTTTCATTTTAAGATCCTGGAGCAATTTGTGGATATCTTTGATCAGCAGAGCAGCATTTTGGtagagcaactgcagcagcatgCGGATGGCAAAACCGCTTTCAATATCTTTCCCATCGTTTGTCTTACGGCTCTGGACATTATTGCAG AGACCGCCATGGGCACCAAGGTGCATGCCCAAAAGAGTCCAGAGCTGCCTTACGTGCGTGCCGTCTTCGA TATGTCAAACATCATCACGGTGCGCTTCATCAAGCCATGGCAGCGCATTGACTGGATGTTTCGATTGGTAGAGCCGCGTCTGGCTGCCAAGCAAGATCAATTGATCAAAACGATGCACGACTTCACAGAGGCCGTCATACATCAGCGTCGCGAGATGCTCGTCAACGAACAGCGTCTAGGGGACAACGATAAATTCGACGATCTTGGCCAGAAACGTCGCATGGCCTTGCTGGATGTGCTGCTGCAGGCCACAATTGACGGCGAGCCGCTTAGCAATGAGGATATACGCGAGGAGGTGGACACATTCATGTTCGAGGGCCACGACACTACCACCAGTGGCATTAGCTTCTGCATCTACGAGATCTCGAGACATGCGGCAGTGCAGCAACGTTTGCTCCAGGAAATCCACACAGTGCTGGGCAAGGAGAATAAGGGAGAGGCAGTGACGCTGCGTGATCTTAATGAGCTGAAATTTATGGAGTGTGTGATTAAGGAGTCTCTGCGTTTGCATCCGCCTGTGCCCATCATAGGACGCCACTTTACCGAGGATGTCAACATAT GTGGCAAACTCGTTCCGGCTGGCACCAACTACACAGTGGGATTGTATGCGCTGCTGCGCGATGAACGGGAATTTGAGGCGCCTCATGAATTTCGTCCCGAGCGGTTTGCGGCAAACGGAGAGACAGCAACGTTAGTATCGACTGAGACGACGCTTCCACCTCAACAACCACATCCGTATGCTAATATCCCGTTCTCGGCGGGACCGCGTAATTGCATTGGCCAAAAGTTTGCGATGCTCGAAATGAAGTGCGTCATCAGCAGGATGCTGCAGCACTTTGAGCTGCTGCCTTTAGGGCCAGAGCCGCGACCCATGCTTAGTCTCGTCCTGCGTTCGGCCAATGGCATACATTTGGGTCTGCGACGGCGTTAA
- the LOC127565478 gene encoding cytochrome P450 4ae1, which translates to MLFMLIVTVLLAWLLRFFLNLAFKERKYRQQLNGLAPNVSDVPITGALWQMRDFQPDNLHEKFAEYVQRYGRSFVATTCGRMVLVTAEPHLVETLLLSKQQLRKSIVYGALRGWLGDGLLLSRGERWHSMRKIITPTFHFNILEQYIDVFDRQCNVLVEKLKPLANDQQAINIYPYMGLMALDIIGEAAMGVSINAQLDVDSPVVQAVKDVTNTLATRFVRPLLLHPTLFRYCWPSGYRKQVAAVQLLRNFTDNIIERRRHQLLQQQEQQQKKEQELPKRAALLDTLLQARYADAPLTDVQIRDEVSTFIFEGHDTTTSAASFCLYLLSRHAAVQQRLFEELHTHYGSDLQRPVVYGDFVELTYLHVVVKESLRLFPPIPAVGRCLEKDLVIGDSILPSGTNVVVLLWQLLRDEKFYEDPERFWPERHLAANKTNEGFSSYIPFSAGPRNCIGQRFALLELKTIVIKVLRQFELLPLGKEVKPSIKLVLRSVTGVNFGLKTRVYT; encoded by the exons ATGTTGTTTATGCTGATAGTGACAGTTCTGCTGGCTTGGCTGCTGCGATTCTTCCTGAATTTGGCGTTCAAGGAGCGGAAATATCGTCAACAATTAAATGGTTTGGCGCCCAACGTCTCCGATGTGCCCATAACTGGAGCCCTGTGGCAGATGCGTGACTTTCAGCCGGATA ATTTACATGAGAAGTTCGCTGAATACGTTCAGCGCTATGGACGCAGCTTTGTGGCAACTACATGCGGACGCATGGTGCTGGTTACCGCCGAGCCGCACCTGGTGGAGACTTTGCTGTTGAGCAAACAGCAGCTGCGCAAAAGCATCGTCTATGGTGCATTGCGTGGCTGGCTGGGCGATGGCTTGTTGCTGAGTCGTGGCGAACGCTGGCACTCGATGCGGAAAATCATCACGCCAACTTTTCACTTCAACATATTGGAACAGTACATCGATGTGTTCGATCGTCAGTGCAATGTGCTTGTGGAGAAACTGAAGCCACTGGCCAACGATCAGCAGGCAATCAATATATATCCATATATGGGACTGATGGCTCTTGATATTATTGGCGAGGCGGCGATGGGCGTCAGCATCAATGCCCAGCTGGATGTGGACTCGCCGGTTGTGCAGGCTGTCAAAGA CGTAACCAATACGCTGGCCACACGCTTTGTGCGTCCACTGTTGCTGCATCCCACATTATTTCGCTACTGTTGGCCTAGTGGCTATCGCAAGCAGGTGGCTGCTGTGCAGCTGCTGCGCAATTTCACCGACAACATCATCGAGCGGCGCCGTCATCAACTGTtacagcagcaagagcagcagcagaagaaggaACAAGAGTTGCCGAAGCGAGCTGCATTATTGGACACCTTGTTGCAGGCGCGCTATGCGGATGCGCCATTGACTGATGTCCAAATACGCGACGAGGTGAGCACGTTCATCTTTGAGGGTCACGACACAACCACCTCGGCTGCCTCCTTTTGCCTGTATCTGCTGTCGCGGCATGCTGCAGTGCAGCAGCGGCTCTTCGAGGAGCTGCACACGCACTATGGCTCCGATTTGCAACGTCCCGTTGTCTATGGCGATTTTGTGGAGCTCACGTATCTGCATGTTGTGGTCAAGGAGTCGTTGCGCCTGTTTCCGCCCATTCCAGCGGTGGGACGCTGCCTGGAAAAAGATTTAGTAATAG GTGATTCAATTTTGCCCTCTGGCACCAATGTGGTTGTGCTGCTTTGGCAACTGCTGCGCGACGAGAAGTTCTACGAGGATCCGGAACGCTTCTGGCCGGAGCGACATCTGGCGGCCAATAAAACTAACGAAGGCTTCTCCAGTTATATTCCCTTCAGTGCCGGACCACGCAATTGTATTGGGCAGCGTTTTGCGTTGCTCGAACTAAAAACGATTGTCATCAAGGTGCTGCGGCAATTCGAATTGTTGCCCCTGGGCAAGGAAGTCAAGCCCTCCATTAAACTGGTGCTGCGCTCCGTGACGGGTGTTAATTTTGGGCTGAAAACACGCGTGTACACGtag